In the genome of Phocoena sinus isolate mPhoSin1 chromosome 15, mPhoSin1.pri, whole genome shotgun sequence, the window TCTCCGGCCCCGGTGCCCGTGGCAGGGGGCCCAGCTTCTGAGATGCCTGTCACTCTGTCCCCGCCACTTaagttgccttttttttgtttgtttttaaaccagaAGGGGcgtgggggagaggagagaaaagggtcTCCCTCCCCGGGTCCCCGCCTTGGTGTCTGGGGTGATAGGTTGACACTCTGCTTTGGGTCGCGGGTGCTTCTTACTCTAATTTTACACCAAGTCCGGACACCCGTTCCCTTTCCTACAATATATGTGGGGAGTGGCCCTCAAGGGCAGCTGAAGGAATGGATTGCCTGGCACACTAATGGCCTGGAGAGAAGAATGGGGGATGGGGGACAGttgctttttccttccctcttccacaCCTTATTTAATTTCCTTCCAGGCCTCCGTGTCCCTTTTCAACGCTAAATGTTGGGGCAGActggggtctgtcctgggaaagAAACGGCCTTTCTGTTTATAGGTTCGGATCATGTTTTATCCCTTTCAGGGAACTGGTGTTTTGGGGACAGCTTCTGTTTGCCCTGCTTGACATGGTACAGCCATCCCCTCAGCCTTCTGGACGGCAACACTAAagccaggacacacacacacacacacacacacacacacacacacacacacacaagttccaGCTTAAGTGCTAATGCCAGGTGTTagatcttgtttgtttgtttgttttaaatcagaGACTAATTAATATCAGCAAATCTGTTGAAAGATTGCCGAGCCCTGGTCGGTTTCCAGTGACCAGATCACTTCCATATCTGAAATTGGTCTTGTTAGAATTGCTGCCAAAAACAGTTTAACCTTTTATCTGTAACATGTTGTTTCAAAGAGGAATCTGGAAGGCTGGGTTTGGctgtctttttctgttgttgttctcTTATCTTTGAAACATATGCATTCCATTTCAAGCCTGTCGCTGTATGATATACCAAGGACCATGTGTTGCCTGCCTCTCTGACTTCCTGTTCTGGGAATGCTCTGGAATCTGGATCCTGCTGGGGAATGGGCCCcgtgggagggagaaaaggaggcgGAGGGGAAGCAGGATCATAACCAGAGAAGATGGTGACATGTCTCTGGGGCATATAGAGGAAATCAGATGTCTCCAGGGAAAAAGAGGCTGTTGTTAGACTaatgttttgtatatatgtgcacgtTTAAATCTCTGGGGGAAAACTCACTGCAAATTCAGAATCTCACTGTAGGGTACTGGCTTCTGAGTAGAtagaagtttgaaaataaatgtctagCAAATGACTCACAGCACACCTGCTCCCTCATCCAATCCAACCCAACCCACATGCAATAAGCTGTTGCtgtcctgcagtggaagctcaagAAACTTGTCCTTCATTCGCAATCCAGATATTCCACAGGTAGAGGTAACAGTGTCACATAGCACACACACTTCCGACAGTCATGGTACCTAAACCCCTCTGCGGTTTAACCTTAGCTGGTTAGGCTAAGAAACTAACATCCTGTGGGGGCATTAGTCCCAAGAGTCTTGCCTGTTGCTGGAGTCTCACAAAGCCATTCCATTCCAGTTCCCTCATAACTCAACTGCTCTATCCTTGGCCTCGTGGGGGCAAAGTCTTGAGGATGTGGTAGAGAAAATTTAAGCAAAGGGGGGGCCTGTGGACTAAGGACTTTGCAACAAAACTGTAGTCATTTTCAACTCTTTTTGTTGCTCTCTAtcagaataaaatgttttaatggtATTGCTTCTggaaaaaattttataaacaagATGTGTTTGGACTAGACTTCTAAGCATTGCACAGGAATAGAAAGTGAACACATTCCTTCCATCTTCTCTGGTGGACTGTGTTTCCTGCCATAACATGAGGGTTTGGATGGGGCATGAAAGGGGGGAGTGGACATTGCACATTCAAGCCACCCATGCGGGTACAgcccatcagggaagcccttgcctggAAGTCTTTCATTTCATCATGCCACACTCAGAGCCCtgctgatggatggatggagaaagCCCTGCAGTTGGGCTTTGCCAAGATCATCTGGAAAGCCCTGGGGCTGCCAGCAGCCTCCTGCCTTTTAAAAGGGGACCTACAGTGTCGAGAGCAGCCCGACACTTCAATGCTGCTGCAGCCTGTCCCCCTGAACCCAGCTACCTTATAACTGGGCTGAGATCAGAGCATCTGGGGCATTGGGGCCGTGGGTACATACACCCTTGAGGGCTCTGAGGGGAGGGGCACCCTTTATTGAGAACACATGTTGAAATATGTTCATGGTTCTCTGCATTTAGTGTGGAAAACCACAGAAACTCCCAGTCTTGAGGCTTGCCAAGATACAGGCTTCAGAAGGGAGGTGTGGGCATTGTCTGCTGCTGCGCCACCCTGGGGCAAGAGGAGACCTACCCCACCCATAGGCTACGGTAGGGGCTGGAACCACCCAGCCTGAGGAAGATGAGGCTCCGATCGCCCATCCGCACCCTAGTCCCATTGAGTCCTGATTGCCACTTTGATGGCAGAATGTTTCTAGTATGTTGGGGTTCACTGGGATCTTAGCAGtccttttacagaggagaacCGAAGGTGGCTAGGAGTGACCTGACCAGGTTCCCTGGACTGACTGATGGCAAAGCCAATACTGGAATTGAGGTCTACACCCTCCATCTCCATAATTCTCTTATCTTGAACTGAAGTTATAGGTGCCTCTAAAGGTGCTAGTGGTTGGGCTGAGAAACGCTAGGACCCTAGCGCAGGGGCGGGTAACATCAGGTTCAAGGGATTGAGGTCCTTTGTGCTCCAGAATTGTTTGTGACAACTGTGACTAAGGGATTTGAGGAAGTGACAGAAAGATTTATAGCCCTCCAACTCAAGGCCTGGATGTTGACCCAGGAACAGGTGTGTGGTGACAGGGGCACACAAAGCCAGAGACAAGACTGAACAGGCGGCAGGGCCATTTGGTGAGGCAGTCAGCTGACCCCACGTAAAAGAAGCCCTGACTCACTGAGGAGTGGGAGAGAGAACTTGGGAGCCGAGCAGGCAGCCCACCCTACCACCCTGGCATGATGGCAGGGGAGAGCCCAGGGCCCGGGACCTGGTAAGCACCCTTAAGGATATGGAGGCTCGTGCTGGGAGAAGCAGAGGACCCAGTAGTGGGGAGAGTGAGCTGGAGAGAGGTtcctgagggtgggggaggagaccCTGGGAAAGTAGGCGGGCCTGGCAGGATGCCCTTGTAGTGGTTCTGGTAGAGGTGATAGGGCTGGGAGGGATGAGCTGGGTGGGGGAGGTGCCACACCACACCTTTTACCCCATAGTCATTGTCCAAACCAGtgcccccccaccctccctgctcATTTCCTTGGGGATCTTGGATGGAGATAAGACTGTGTTCTGAATTCCTCCTGATCACCCTCTTGGTCCCTAGTACCTCCATTTTGAGGGCTCTTCCCACTTTCCCCCCTCctatcttctctctccttccatctttccCACTGATTACTTGCCAAAGCCCCTTATCCCAGGAAAACTGAAGGCACCCACACCTTTGGGGAGGTATAAGTGGTGCCTTATTCCGAGACCGCAAGTGAAGATGTCCACCTTTTTCTTTGGGTGGTGGTGCGGGCATGCGGTCCTTTATCTCAGGACAGTGTTGAGATGGGACTGGGTGTGTGAAggtttattcccattttgttgcTTCCCCTCCGTCCCTCCCCCAAGTACAGTGCACATCAGCCCAGTCTTAGAAGTATGTGTTGAAGCCGGAAAAGAAGTCACAGGAGACAAAACTTTTTGGTGCGCCTCCACCGCCCCGCAGGGTCCTGGGACACTGTGCGAGACAGGGGAggtactttttttaatttttttgtagagGCGGTCCCTGTCCTCCAGGAGCTTACAATCTAGCCGGGGAGACACAACTAATGCACACTTATACAATCATTACAATTAGCAATTACCACAATATTGACCACAATTGCGTGAGACCTGGGGGATGCAAGATCAGTGAGGGGTTGGGGGCTTGGAGAAGGTGTTTTGGTAAAGATGGGATTCGTTTTCTTGTTCAGTAGGTCCAAATTGAGTGACACATTTCTTTTGGGTGGGAGTGGGGCGAAAGAGGAACTGAGGGAGCAAAGGCAGCAAGGCTGGAATGCACATGCCGTAGGCAAGGGACAGTGAGAGGGCCCCACTCTGTTTCTTAaacctcctccctcaccctctgccCTCCAGCCCCGCCACACAGGCACGCAGTTGTCACTTGTCTGCTGCACGGAGATTCAGGGCTTCGGCTGGTGAAGTTGGAATGTCCATTCTGCTGGCTGGTGTGGTTGTCTGGATCTCTGTGGTGCGGCCTGCTGGCATGGCCGTGGCTGTGGGGCTGGGATGGCGCTGTCCCGACTTGGTCCAGATCTGAATGCGTTGCCTGTGCCCAGATCTCAGGGGTCTGCTCCCCCCatgcccccctcctccctctaccGCCACCCGCAGTAGGAAGGGTGcaaaggggtggggaagggatctGGTGTTGTCGTCATTGTCGGTGCTGCTTCTCCGGGGGCCTACCGGCCCCTCACTGACCTTGGCAAGTGCTCCTCTGGCGAGAGGGCACAGGGGACGCCCCATTCCTGCGCGGCACTGGCTCCCATGCTGGTGGAACTGCACAGGAGCACCTGGTGACACGGCCgcccaggggagggggctggagcctCAGTTGGGGGCCCGCTGGCGGCGCTCTCCCAGCACGTGCCGTCCGGTTCTCGACACGGTATACGCCAGCTTCTGCAGGGAGTACCTGAACacctgtggagagagagagacccaggaCCTGCCCTTAGAGGCGAGCACCCGCAGCGTGTCTGTAGTGCTGCcgtgcccgcccccgccccgccccctgccccgcccgccTGTCCAATGAGGAGAGGCGGGTGCGGGCGCAGCTTGTCCACGAGTCAGGGCAGCTGGAGCTTTTCCAACTGTGCTGAAGGCTGCATGGCCGCAAGCTGATTGGACCCACAACTTAGGTATACCTCACTTCTCGCAATGGGCTGTGTCCCTGGAGGATTTCGAAAAGCGAATCCTACCCAGTAAATGCAGCATTCCAGGAACACCTTGAAGGAAATATGCGATTCCTTTGGCAAAGGATTCCTTTAGCAGGGAATTCTTCCTGCAAGGGGTGCTTTTAGGGTAGATGATTTTATGGGCAAAGCAAtttcttctgatttatttctttttacacaaAGCGCTTTGcctctatttgattttttttttttaataaagcgaACTGTCCTTTTTCGGAAGcgctttttttctgttctatttttcctGCAAAGAACCTTTTCCTCTAATTGTTTTCTTCAAAGCGCTCTTATCGATTCATAGTTTGTTAGCTCCTTTGTCTAATATTTTTTCTGCAAGGCGCTTTTTAtctaatgcatttttttctgccAAGTGCTTTTGTCTGATTTATTCTTCCTGCAATGCGCattttctctaattcattttttCCCGCGAATTTTTCTGATTTGTTATAATCTTGTTTGCGGagtgctgtttttgtttttccctgagaAGTGCctttttctaacttattttttgTCCCACCCCCGCAAGTACTatattttctaaaggaaaatttCCCCGCAATGCGCAATTTTTTTAAGGCGGAAAGATTCCGCTGTGTGAGCGGTAAAGTCTCTTTTCGCAAAACAGAAGTGCCCCGCCTCCCTCCTGGGGTCGAGTCTCACGTAGCGGTATTTTCTTACCACGTTGGTCGCTAAGAGCCTCGGCGATCATCCGCGGCTGGCGCCCGCCGCGCCCCAACTCTTTGTTCCCGGGCGGGCACACTGGGAAGGGTCTACGCAAGGAGGAGGGCGCAGGGGACGGGCGGGGGCGTGCGGTGCCGGCCGCGGCACTTGGGTGGGCAGGGATCGCGGCAATCAGGACAGGACGGGTCGGGATGCGGCAATTGTGACGCGGGCTTGCCGGTTCAGGGGGCGCACATTGCGACCCTCTCCTACCCAGCACCCGGGCACACTTACCTGCAGCAGCACGCGGAAAATGTACCAGCCGATGATGAGCAGCTCAGCCGAGGCTGCCGCCACTGCCGCCATGGTTCCGAGAGTGGTCGGTGGGTGGTTGAGAGCGAGTGCTGCCGGTTCCGAGGTCCGTTCGCCTCTCGGAGTCCGCTGTTGGGCGCACTGCCGCAGCCGCGGTGGCCGCGCCTTAAGTATCCGCCCACCGCCCAAGTGCGCATGCGcgcttgggggtgggggtccaTGAGGAGGGGTGGCCGGGGGCGCCCTTCATTCgtcaggagaggaaaaaaaataatccatctGTTCTTTCCACACCGACCCCCGCCTCCTGAGTTCATCTTAGCCCCTTTCCAGAAGATTCCGCTGTGCCCGCGtttgaattttaatgtaaaatggaGGGGAAATGCAACTCTGAGTTAGCGCATAGGGTAAGAGTACGGGTGCGCGCCCCTTAGTAGCGGAGCCCATCTCTCCAAGCCCGGGCCTGCAAATTCGAGCCCAGTGTCCGGTGCCA includes:
- the NNAT gene encoding neuronatin isoform X1; the protein is MAAVAAASAELLIIGWYIFRVLLQVFLECCIYWVGFAFRNPPGTQPIARSEVFRYSLQKLAYTVSRTGRHVLGERRQRAPN
- the NNAT gene encoding neuronatin isoform X2 — its product is MAAVAAASAELLIIGWYIFRVLLQVFRYSLQKLAYTVSRTGRHVLGERRQRAPN
- the NNAT gene encoding neuronatin isoform X3; this encodes MAAVAAASAELLIIGWYIFRVLLQVFLECCIYWVGFAFRNPPGTQPIARSVQVLPAEAGVYRVENRTARAGRAPPAGPQLRLQPPPLGGRVTRCSCAVPPAWEPVPRRNGASPVPSRQRSTCQGQ